A genomic window from Gossypium hirsutum isolate 1008001.06 chromosome D12, Gossypium_hirsutum_v2.1, whole genome shotgun sequence includes:
- the LOC107946064 gene encoding exocyst complex component SEC15B: MQSTRSRRKVAPAAADGGDSGDKLEQLLLSSAICNGEDLGPFVRKVFASGRPDTLLHHLRHFARSKESEIEEVCKSHYQDFILAVDDLRSLLSDVDSLKSSLSDSNSRLQSVGGPLLSSLDSFVEAQNVSKNVNSALQSVNLCIKLTELCLRANLHLSNGSFYMALKCLDSIENEFQDKTPSSTLKRMLERKIPEIRSHIERKISKEFGDWLVDIRVVSRNLGQLAIGQASAARQREEDLRIKQRQAEEQSRLSLRGCVYALEEDDDDGGLGGDENDGYSNGNNGSFGFDLTPLYRAYHIHQTLGLEERFKQYYFENRKLQLTSDFQVSSMTPFLESHQTFFAQIAGFFIIEDRILRTGGGLVSKMEVENLWETAVSKMCSVLEDQFSRMQTANHLLLIKDYVSLLGVTLRRYGYPVDALLNVLSKHRDKYHELLLSDCRKQIAEALAADKFEQMLMKKEYEYSMNVLSFQLQASDIVPAFPYVAPFSSTVPDCCRIVRSFIEDSVSFMSFGGQLDFYDVVKKYLDRLLGEVLDGALLKLISSSVHGVSQAMQVAANMAVLERACDFFFRHAAQLSGIPLRMVERGRKQFPLSKARDAAEDMLSGMLKRKVDGFMTLIENVNWMTDEASQGGNEYVNEVIIYLETLVSTAQQILPPQVLKRVLQDVLSHISEKTVGALFGDSVKRFNVNAIMGIDVDIRLLESFADNLSPVFSEGDTNQLKNALAESRQLVNLLLSNHPENFLNPVIREKSYNALDYRKVVTISEKFRDSSDRLFGTFGSRGAKQNPKKKSMDALIKRLKDVS; the protein is encoded by the coding sequence ATGCAGTCAACGAGGTCGCGCCGTAAAGTAGCGCCAGCAGCTGCTGATGGCGGCGACTCCGGCGACAAATTGGAGCAACTCCTACTTTCCTCCGCCATCTGTAACGGCGAGGACCTCGGTCCTTTTGTCCGCAAAGTGTTCGCTTCTGGAAGGCCTGATACCCTCCTCCATCACCTTCGTCACTTCGCTCGTTCAAAAGAATCGGAAATCGAAGAAGTTTGCAAATCTCACTACCAAGATTTCATCCTCGCCGTCGATGATCTTCGATCTCTTCTCTCCGATGTCGATTCTCTCAAATCCTCTCTCTCCGACTCCAACTCAAGGCTCCAATCAGTCGGCGGTCCTCTCCTTTCTTCCCTTGATTCCTTTGTCGAAGCTCAAAATGTTTCCAAGAACGTAAACTCCGCTTTGCAATCGGTAAATTTGTGTATTAAGCTGACGGAGCTTTGCTTAAGAGCAAATCTTCATCTCTCAAACGGCAGTTTCTATATGGCGTTGAAGTGCTTAGACTCGATCGAAAACGAGTTCCAAGATAAAACGCCTTCGTCTACTTTAAAAAGGATGTTGGAGAGGAAGATTCCAGAGATTCGATCTCACATCGAGAGAAAAATCAGTAAAGAGTTCGGCGATTGGCTCGTTGATATTCGCGTGGTGAGCCGCAATTTAGGGCAATTAGCAATCGGACAAGCCTCGGCTGCCAGGCAACGCGAAGAAGATctgagaatcaagcaaaggcaagcCGAAGAACAGAGTCGACTCAGCTTGAGAGGTTGCGTATACGCTTTAGAAGAAGATGACGACGACGGTGGACTCGGAGGAGACGAGAACGACGGTTATAGTAACGGTAATAACGGATCGTTTGGATTTGATTTGACTCCTCTATATAGAGCTTATCATATTCATCAAACTTTAGGACTCGAAGAACGATTTAAGCAGTATTATTTTGAGAATAGGAAGCTTCAATTAACGTCGGATTTTCAAGTTTCTTCTATGACCCCATTTCTTGAATCTCATCAAACATTTTTTGCCCAAATTGCGGGGTTTTTTATCATAGAAGATCGCATTTTAAGGACAGGTGGGGGTTTGGTTTCCAAAATGGAAGTTGAGAATTTATGGGAGACTGCTGTTAGTAAAATGTGCTCGGTTTTAGAGGATCAGTTTTCTAGAATGCAAACTGCTAATCACTTGTTACTGATTAAGGATTATGTGAGTCTGTTAGGAGTTACTTTGCGTAGGTATGGCTACCCTGTTGATGCATTGCTTAATGTTTTAAGTAAGCATAGGGATAAGTACCATGAGTTGTTATTATCTGATTGTCGGAAGCAGATTGCGGAAGCTCTTGCTGCTGATAAATTTGAGCAGATGTTGATGAAGAAGGAGTATGAGTACTCGATGAATGTGCTATCTTTCCAGTTGCAAGCATCGGATATTGTTCCAGCATTTCCTTATGTTGCGCCATTTTCATCTACTGTGCCTGATTGTTGTCGGATTGTGAGATCTTTTATTGAGGATTCTGTTAGTTTTATGTCTTTTGGCGGGCAGTTGGATTTCTATGATGTTGTAAAGAAGTATTTGGACCGGCTTTTGGGTGAGGTTTTGGATGGGGCTCTTTTGAAGCTGATTAGTTCATCTGTCCATGGGGTTTCTCAGGCAATGCAGGTTGCAGCAAATATGGCAGTTTTGGAGCGGGCTTGTGATTTCTTCTTTCGTCATGCTGCACAGCTTTCTGGCATTCCTTTGAGAATGGTAGAAAGGGGTAGGAAGCAGTTTCCTCTTAGCAAAGCCCGTGATGCTGCAGAAGACATGCTGTCTGGGATGCTCAAGAGAAAGGTTGATGGTTTCATGACTTTGATCGAGAATGTGAACTGGATGACCGACGAAGCTTCGCAGGGTGGTAATGAATATGTGAATGAGGTCATAATATATTTGGAAACTTTGGTTTCTACTGCACAACAGATATTGCCTCCTCAAGTTCTTAAAAGAGTTTTACAAGATGTACTTTCTCACATATCAGAGAAGACCGTCGGGGCTTTATTTGGAGACTCGGTGAAGAGGTTTAATGTAAATGCTATTATGGGGATTGATGTGGATATTCGGTTGTTAGAATCTTTTGCGGATAACCTATCACCTGTGTTTTCTGAAGGGGATACAAATCAATTGAAAAATGCACTTGCAGAGTCAAGGCAGTTGGTCAATTTGCTTTTGAGCAATCATCCAGAGAATTTTCTGAACCCAGTAATTAGAGAGAAGAGTTACAATGCCCTGGACTACAGGAAAGTTGTGACAATTTCAGAGAAGTTTAGGGATTCATCAGATCGGCTATTTGGAACCTTTGGGAGCAGGGGTGCCAAGCAGAATCCAAAGAAGAAATCTATGGATGCATTGATAAAAAGACTCAAGGATGTGAGCTGA